Proteins from a genomic interval of Oceanispirochaeta crateris:
- a CDS encoding DOMON domain-containing protein yields MKKVLFLMLTISLFTSFLSAQQRVEEKGFDLKWETQGDKLVLTLKAETKGWIAFGIDAESVMKDANIIILWVDDKTGIAMAEDHYGTGRFAHKSDIELGGTQDFQVLSGTQTETHTEVTFTIPLDSGDEYDKPLERGKTYRLLLASNKSDNISWKHNNTYAQDIEIR; encoded by the coding sequence ATGAAGAAAGTTTTGTTTCTTATGCTGACAATTTCCCTATTCACTTCTTTTTTATCTGCCCAACAGAGGGTTGAAGAAAAGGGATTCGATCTGAAATGGGAGACCCAGGGTGACAAACTTGTCTTGACTCTCAAAGCGGAAACAAAGGGCTGGATAGCCTTTGGAATCGATGCAGAAAGCGTCATGAAGGACGCCAATATCATCATACTCTGGGTGGATGATAAGACCGGCATTGCCATGGCGGAGGATCATTATGGAACCGGACGTTTCGCCCACAAAAGCGATATAGAACTGGGGGGTACTCAAGATTTCCAGGTTCTTTCTGGAACACAGACGGAGACACACACGGAGGTGACATTCACAATTCCTCTAGACTCGGGTGATGAATATGATAAACCACTGGAAAGGGGAAAAACCTACCGGCTCTTATTAGCATCAAATAAGAGTGATAATATAAGCTGGAAACACAATAATACCTACGCCCAGGATATTGAAATCCGTTAA